From a single Rutidosis leptorrhynchoides isolate AG116_Rl617_1_P2 chromosome 5, CSIRO_AGI_Rlap_v1, whole genome shotgun sequence genomic region:
- the LOC139847276 gene encoding histone-lysine N-methyltransferase, H3 lysine-9 specific SUVH4-like: MVVIQMTDSPSPTTASVTDTENCFPMRRTSSRIKKLADKKKELRRRRKEEEALTKASKPKKQRISYGKKKVEDESVLSELVKLDGIGNDVVVSGVVGEEIVKGGEMVELTGSICKAKGDENKSDYAKVKDTIRAFYAQFLHFVQLEEQRCKKEEDDDKKKPKKDDKKKSKKDDKKKPTKDVSKAEGEERSKAKRPDLKALKEMMETKTINVPESRIGSIPGVDVGHQFFSRCEMVTVGFHNHWLNGIDYIGSSSKAKYPGYTLPITVAIVMSGQYEDDHDNCEDVIYTGQGGNNLLGDKKQIKDQVMERGNLGLKHSQEQNVPVRVIRGHQSKTSYVGKVYTYDGLYKVVNNWTEKGKSGFTVFKFKLKRLDGQPPLLTEQVYFSRSRIPNTVSELAGLVCADISGGLENIPVPATNLVDDPPVPPTGCTYINSMQVSKNVVVPSNAPGCKCVGNCTASRSCACAVLNKGDFAYVHRDGGRLIEPKSVVYECGPNCGCGPGCINKTSQKGLRYRLEVYKTPKKGWAVRSWDFIPSGAPVCEYIGVLKKTDDVDSNPENNYIFDMDCLETMQGLNGREKRIGEVDVPQVKDIRKDSGPEFCIDAGTTGNVARYINHSCQPNLFVQSVLSAHHDPTQARIILFAADNIPPLKELTYDYGYELNSVLGPDGEIKQLACYCGAPDCRKRLF, translated from the exons ATGGTTGTGATTCAGATGACTGATTCACCATCTCCGACAACCGCATCCGTTACagataccgaaaactgctttcctATGAGAAGAACAAGTTCTCGAATCAAAAAACTCGCTGACAAAAAAAAGGAGCTCCGGCGCCGGAGAAAGGAAGAAGAGGCTCTGACAAAAGCTTCAAAACCTAAAAAACAGAGGATTAGTTACGGAAAAAAAAAAGTTGAAGATGAAAGCGTGTTGTCGGAGTTGGTGAAATTAGATGGAATCGGAAACGATGTCGTAGTGAGTGGAGTTGTCGGTGAAGAGATAGTGAAGGGAGGTGAGATGGTGGAGTTGACAGGTTCTATATGTAAAGCTAAAGGTGATGAAAACAAGAGTGATTACGCTAAAGTGAAAGACACAATTAGGGCTTTTTATGCTCAGTTTCTGCATTTCGTTCAG CTAGAGGAGCAGAGGTGCaaaaaagaagaagatgatgacAAGAAGAAACCAAAGAAAGATGACAAGAAGAAATCAAAGAAAGATGACAAGAAGAAACCAACAAAAGATGTTTCTAAG GCTGAAGGTGAAGAACGTTCAAAGGCTAAAAGACCTGATCTAAAGGCTCTAAAGGAG ATGATGGAAACGAAGACCATTAATGTCCCTGAAAGTAGGATTGGATCAATCCCAG GTGTTGATGTTGGGCACCAATTTTTTTCGCGCTGTGAGATGGTTACTGTAGGTTTCCATAACCATTGGCTAAATGGAATTGATTACATCGGCAGTAGTTCTAAAGCG AAATATCCTGGATATACTTTACCAATTACTGTTGCCATAGTGATGTCGGGTCAGTATGAAGATGATCATGATAACTGTGAAGATGTTATATATACGGGTCAAGGTGGTAATAATCTACTTGGCGACAAAAAGCAGATTAAAGATCAAGTTATGGAGCGTGGTAATCTTGGATTAAAG CATTCTCAGGAGCAAAATGTGCCAGTTAGAGTTATAAGAGGgcatcaatctaagacaagttatgTTGGTAAAGTGTACACGTATGATGGATTGTACAAA GTAGTCAACAACTGGACAGAAAAAGGTAAATCCGGGTTCACTGTTTTTAAATTCAAACTAAAACGTTTGGACGGGCAGCCTCCTTTGCTTACTGAACAG GTTTATTTTTCTCGATCCCGTATTCCAAATACAGTTTCTGAATTAGCTGG GTTGGTATGTGCTGACATAAGCGGTGGTCTTGAGAATATTCCGGTCCCTGCAACAAACCTGGTTGATGATCCACCTGTTCCCCCAACTG GCTGTACGTATATTAATTCGATGCAAGTTTCAAAGAATGTAGTAGTCCCTTCAAATGCCCCCGGATGCAAATGTGTGGGTAATTGCACTGCTTCACGCAGTTGTGCGTGTGCTGTCTTAAATAAAGGAGATTTTGCTTATGTTCATCGTGATGGTGGCAG GCTAATTGAACCTAAATCTGTGGTGTATGAATGTGGTCCAAACTGTGGATGTGGACCAGGCTGTATAAACAAAACATCTCAAAAGGGGTTGAGATACCGACTCGAG GTTTACAAGACCCCTAAAAAGGGTTGGGCAGTTCGATCATGGGACTTTATTCCATCTGGTGCGCCTGTTTGTGAGTACATAGGTGTATTGAAGAAAACTGATGACGTGGATTCCAATCCCGAAAACAACTATATCTTTGATATGGACTGCCTCGAAACTATGCAGGGGCTTAATGGTCGTGAG AAGAGAATTGGTGAGGTAGATGTGCCACAAGTAAAAGACATTAGAAAGGATAGTGGGCCCGAGTTTTGCATTGATGCGGGGACCACTGGAAATGTGGCCCGTTATATTAATCACAGCTGTCAACCAAATTTGTTCGTGCAATCTGTGCTGAGTGCGCACCATGACCCAACTCAAGCACGAATCATCTTGTTTGCTGCTGACAATATACCACCACTTAAG